The Candidatus Hydrogenedentota bacterium genome includes a window with the following:
- a CDS encoding PQQ-binding-like beta-propeller repeat protein produces the protein MLEKREFEKNDFLWRVSTAVMVVSGFFSVIVFALLVINYLQFRAADPVNDPMITQMRQQYATQPQKDEALAVRIRALELINRKALFTTMTQIQVGSGLLFAGVVVFMISFKYSIRWQREKPELEEVPTADKEFLALAQSRQMIMWTGVGILAVGMASAILTQSNLSKVGAMAPAGPGDAVAASGESTNAGPTTETAVATLEPPKWDVMEKNWPSFRGPGSLGVAYFKTAPTDWDVESGKNIKWKVEAGLSAPNSPVVWNGRIFFSGANETAREVYCYNADDGKQIWKQTVENLGPAGEEPPKVSEDTGFAAPSMVAHGGQVFAIFADGDVVSYDMDGKKVWAITFGVPENHYGHSSSLLAYDKFLYVQLDQSTNPRLIALNIADGKEAWTAQRQTISWASPIMAQTSMGQQLILNSETTVDAYDPLTGAPLWSQECLSGEVAPSPAYNNGIVFAAQEYATAAAIQLEKGDSGIAPKILWEYDELLPEISSPVGDGERFYFGTASGIFVCLDAKTGEKLWEHEFEDAFHSSPVVVGDRIYAADIGGNLHIVQASSTFNLIASHNMGGPVHATPAFMDGRIYVRTENQLICIEQANA, from the coding sequence ATGTTAGAGAAGCGGGAGTTTGAGAAGAACGATTTCTTGTGGCGCGTTTCCACCGCCGTCATGGTCGTTTCCGGTTTTTTTTCCGTGATCGTCTTCGCGTTGCTGGTAATCAACTACCTGCAATTCCGCGCCGCGGACCCGGTGAACGATCCCATGATCACGCAGATGCGCCAGCAGTACGCCACGCAGCCCCAAAAGGACGAAGCGCTGGCCGTGCGCATTCGCGCGCTCGAACTGATCAACCGGAAAGCGCTCTTTACCACAATGACCCAAATCCAGGTCGGCAGCGGGTTGCTCTTCGCCGGCGTCGTCGTCTTCATGATTTCGTTCAAGTACTCGATTCGCTGGCAACGCGAAAAGCCCGAACTGGAAGAAGTCCCGACCGCCGATAAGGAATTCCTTGCGCTCGCCCAGTCGCGCCAGATGATCATGTGGACCGGTGTGGGCATTCTTGCCGTTGGCATGGCGTCCGCCATCTTGACACAGAGCAATCTGAGCAAGGTTGGCGCGATGGCGCCCGCAGGACCGGGCGATGCGGTGGCCGCGAGCGGCGAATCTACCAATGCGGGCCCAACCACCGAAACCGCCGTCGCCACGCTCGAACCCCCGAAGTGGGACGTGATGGAAAAGAACTGGCCCAGCTTTCGCGGGCCGGGTTCGCTGGGTGTCGCCTATTTCAAGACCGCGCCGACCGATTGGGACGTCGAATCCGGCAAGAACATCAAGTGGAAAGTCGAGGCGGGCCTCTCCGCGCCGAACTCGCCGGTGGTTTGGAACGGCAGAATATTCTTCTCCGGTGCGAACGAAACTGCGCGCGAAGTCTATTGTTATAACGCCGACGACGGCAAGCAGATTTGGAAACAGACCGTCGAGAACCTTGGGCCGGCGGGCGAAGAGCCGCCGAAAGTGAGCGAAGATACCGGCTTCGCCGCGCCGTCGATGGTCGCGCACGGCGGACAGGTCTTCGCGATCTTCGCGGACGGCGACGTCGTGTCGTACGACATGGACGGGAAAAAAGTCTGGGCGATCACCTTCGGTGTTCCCGAGAACCATTACGGCCATTCGTCGTCGCTCCTGGCGTACGACAAGTTCCTATACGTGCAACTCGACCAAAGCACGAACCCGCGCCTGATTGCGCTCAACATCGCCGACGGCAAGGAAGCGTGGACGGCGCAGCGCCAGACCATTTCGTGGGCGTCGCCCATCATGGCCCAAACTTCGATGGGACAGCAGCTCATACTGAATTCGGAAACCACCGTTGATGCGTACGATCCGTTGACCGGCGCGCCGCTCTGGTCCCAGGAATGCCTCAGCGGCGAGGTCGCACCGTCACCCGCATACAACAACGGCATCGTGTTCGCCGCGCAGGAGTACGCCACCGCAGCCGCGATCCAGTTGGAGAAAGGGGACAGCGGCATCGCGCCGAAAATTCTCTGGGAATACGACGAACTCCTGCCCGAAATATCAAGTCCTGTCGGCGATGGCGAGCGCTTCTACTTTGGTACTGCGTCCGGAATCTTCGTCTGTCTCGATGCAAAGACCGGCGAGAAACTGTGGGAGCACGAGTTCGAGGACGCGTTTCACTCGTCGCCCGTCGTCGTCGGCGACCGCATTTACGCCGCGGACATCGGCGGCAACCTGCACATCGTGCAGGCGAGTTCGACGTTCAACCTGATCGCTTCGCACAACATGGGCGGGCCCGTGCACGCCACGCCCGCGTTCATGGACGGCCGCATCTACGTGCGCACCGAAAACCAGCTCATCTGCATCGAGCAAGCCAATGCCTGA
- a CDS encoding PIN domain-containing protein has protein sequence MLDTNVLIYAADRKSPFHRWAREIISRAVATDGAAIDAVALAELCVGDATPHTVADRVRRWGVNILDVPAAAAEVCASAYRRFRERRLAESGKSLPEAPLPDFFIGAHAAIMGWELATADKGRFSSYFPTVTLKVPQ, from the coding sequence TTGCTCGATACGAATGTACTCATCTACGCGGCGGACCGTAAATCTCCGTTCCACCGTTGGGCACGTGAGATCATAAGTCGCGCGGTCGCTACCGATGGTGCCGCGATCGACGCCGTTGCGCTGGCCGAACTTTGTGTAGGAGACGCGACGCCACACACCGTGGCCGATCGCGTCCGCCGTTGGGGGGTGAACATTCTGGACGTACCCGCGGCCGCAGCAGAGGTTTGCGCGTCCGCGTACCGTCGATTCCGGGAACGCCGGTTGGCGGAATCGGGCAAGTCATTGCCGGAAGCGCCACTGCCCGACTTCTTTATCGGCGCGCATGCGGCGATCATGGGTTGGGAACTCGCCACAGCGGACAAGGGCCGCTTCAGCAGCTATTTCCCTACGGTCACGCTCAAGGTTCCTCAATAG
- a CDS encoding SDR family oxidoreductase has translation MSITDVFRKDLYQGKTVFITGGGSGINLGIARAFASLGANIGMCGRTQEKLDAACAELKRDFGAKACGVAADVRNFAAVEASMKRSEDALGPMYVLVCGAAGNFPCPAEVLSPNGFKSVIDIDLLGSFNSCRAALPQLQQTRGCVIFISAGQAFLPYAMQCHVGAAKAGIDNLMKNLALEWGKYGIRCNSVAPGPIDGTEGVKRLLPDNAREKMIEAIPLNRLGSVEDIGSVCAYLASPIATYITGTVIVADGGQNLPGSGYLTHVMMSAMG, from the coding sequence ATGTCCATAACCGACGTGTTCAGGAAAGATCTGTATCAAGGCAAGACCGTCTTCATCACCGGCGGCGGCAGCGGAATCAATTTGGGAATCGCGCGCGCGTTTGCGAGTCTGGGCGCAAACATCGGCATGTGCGGTCGCACGCAGGAGAAGCTTGATGCCGCTTGCGCGGAACTGAAGAGAGACTTCGGCGCGAAGGCGTGCGGCGTCGCCGCGGACGTGCGGAACTTCGCCGCGGTCGAAGCTTCGATGAAGCGATCCGAAGACGCCCTCGGCCCGATGTACGTGCTCGTCTGCGGCGCGGCGGGCAACTTTCCGTGTCCCGCGGAAGTGCTCAGCCCGAACGGGTTCAAGTCCGTCATCGACATCGATCTCCTCGGCTCGTTCAACTCCTGCCGCGCGGCCCTCCCGCAATTGCAGCAGACGCGCGGCTGCGTCATCTTTATTTCCGCGGGCCAGGCGTTTCTGCCCTACGCGATGCAATGCCACGTCGGCGCGGCGAAGGCGGGCATCGACAATCTCATGAAAAACCTCGCGCTCGAGTGGGGCAAGTACGGCATCCGTTGCAACAGCGTCGCGCCCGGTCCCATTGACGGCACCGAGGGCGTGAAACGGCTCCTGCCCGACAACGCGCGCGAAAAAATGATCGAGGCGATCCCGCTCAACCGCCTCGGCAGCGTCGAGGACATCGGCAGCGTGTGCGCGTACCTCGCGTCGCCCATCGCAACGTACATCACCGGAACCGTCATCGTCGCGGACGGCGGACAAAACCTGCCAGGCTCGGGCTATCTCACGCATGTAATGATGAGCGCGATGGGGTAG
- a CDS encoding DegT/DnrJ/EryC1/StrS family aminotransferase, producing MGKLALTGGKPVRSPKSKWPQWPIHDAADVALLSAITNSNRWSYDGTYEWQFAKEFSAYHKSKFGLCNANGTVGIQIALEALDIGAFDEVIVPGLTWQATAAAALDVNAVPILVDVEPDTWCLDLAKAEAAITKKTKAIIVVHLYGCMANMTQLQKLCRDKGLFLIEDCAHQHGAFWKGKGVGTLGDVSSFSFQESKVLSSGEGGFNMCQDRKLFERLYSLRNCGRGYKDDMTNTVQSGNYRLTEWQAGILLGGLARLDDQVKRRDENAQYLNSLLAQIPGILPMRRRKDITQASYFNFTFRLDWNVLQAAKGITNNHFSAALNAEVHAEFQPPYEPLNACSLYKPHTKPRHHLNADYWKKIDPARFNLPVCTDAHTKSGVAIHHKYLMGSKKDMDDIATAVKRVVKNLGELKADGPQAGRKKYRALPL from the coding sequence ATGGGTAAGCTCGCATTAACAGGCGGTAAACCGGTCCGGTCGCCAAAATCGAAGTGGCCGCAATGGCCGATCCACGACGCGGCGGACGTCGCCCTGCTCAGCGCTATCACCAACTCCAACCGCTGGTCCTATGACGGCACCTACGAATGGCAGTTCGCCAAGGAATTCTCCGCGTACCACAAGTCGAAGTTTGGCCTGTGCAACGCCAACGGCACGGTGGGCATTCAGATCGCGCTCGAAGCACTCGATATTGGCGCGTTCGACGAAGTCATCGTCCCGGGCCTCACGTGGCAGGCAACCGCCGCCGCCGCGCTCGATGTGAACGCCGTCCCGATCCTTGTCGATGTCGAGCCGGACACGTGGTGTCTCGACCTCGCGAAGGCCGAGGCCGCCATCACGAAGAAGACCAAAGCGATCATCGTGGTCCATCTTTACGGCTGCATGGCCAACATGACCCAACTCCAAAAACTCTGCCGCGACAAGGGCCTCTTCCTTATCGAAGATTGCGCACACCAGCACGGTGCGTTCTGGAAGGGCAAGGGTGTCGGCACTCTCGGCGACGTCTCCAGCTTCAGCTTTCAGGAAAGCAAGGTGCTTTCGAGCGGTGAAGGCGGCTTCAACATGTGCCAGGACCGCAAACTCTTCGAGCGCCTGTATTCGCTGCGCAACTGCGGCCGCGGTTACAAGGACGACATGACCAACACGGTCCAGTCCGGCAACTATCGCCTCACCGAATGGCAGGCGGGAATTCTGCTGGGCGGCCTCGCCCGGCTCGACGATCAGGTGAAGCGCCGCGACGAAAACGCGCAGTACCTCAATTCGCTGCTTGCGCAGATTCCCGGCATCCTGCCCATGCGCCGCCGCAAGGACATTACGCAGGCGAGCTACTTCAATTTTACGTTCCGGCTCGACTGGAACGTCCTTCAGGCCGCGAAAGGGATCACGAACAACCACTTCAGCGCCGCGCTCAATGCGGAAGTACACGCCGAGTTCCAGCCGCCGTACGAACCGCTCAACGCGTGCAGCCTCTACAAGCCGCACACGAAACCGCGCCACCACCTCAACGCGGACTACTGGAAGAAGATCGATCCTGCGCGCTTCAACCTGCCCGTGTGCACGGACGCGCACACCAAAAGCGGCGTCGCAATCCACCACAAATATCTCATGGGATCGAAGAAGGACATGGACGATATCGCCACCGCCGTGAAGCGCGTCGTCAAGAACCTCGGCGAACTCAAAGCCGACGGCCCGCAAGCCGGCCGAAAGAAGTACCGCGCGCTGCCGCTGTAG
- a CDS encoding DUF5615 family PIN-like protein: MKRFLVKLDEDLPPLLKTALESVSCRVDTVTDEGLSGTTDSSLFNVVKSDGRFLVTADKGFGDIRKYPPGSHPGILVLRPDDDGIRPLVDLMERVLTSYRLESLGGCVAVANPRGLRIRKPA; the protein is encoded by the coding sequence ATGAAGCGGTTTCTCGTCAAATTGGACGAAGATTTACCTCCGCTACTCAAGACCGCTCTCGAAAGTGTGTCCTGCCGCGTCGATACCGTTACCGACGAAGGCCTTAGTGGCACGACCGATTCAAGCCTATTTAATGTCGTGAAAAGCGACGGCCGGTTTCTTGTCACGGCCGATAAGGGGTTCGGCGATATACGCAAGTACCCGCCCGGTTCCCATCCCGGAATTCTCGTGCTTCGTCCTGACGACGACGGAATTCGGCCACTCGTCGACCTGATGGAACGTGTATTGACCTCGTACAGGCTCGAAAGTCTTGGCGGTTGTGTGGCGGTTGCGAACCCGCGTGGACTGCGGATTCGGAAACCCGCATAA
- a CDS encoding DUF433 domain-containing protein, with product MERAAWREQVIIDPQIHHGDPCIRGTRIPVRILIGSLADGMTPEEVIAAYPQLTQTDVYAALAYAAEVLHEEIVLPLSPR from the coding sequence ATGGAACGCGCGGCGTGGCGAGAACAAGTCATCATTGATCCCCAAATACATCATGGAGACCCGTGCATCAGAGGAACGAGGATTCCCGTGCGTATCCTTATCGGAAGTCTCGCGGACGGAATGACACCCGAAGAAGTAATTGCCGCCTATCCGCAACTCACTCAAACCGACGTCTACGCCGCATTGGCATATGCCGCCGAGGTGCTGCACGAAGAAATCGTGCTACCACTCTCGCCTCGATGA
- the nuoE gene encoding NADH-quinone oxidoreductase subunit NuoE, with the protein MPDTCCTANDVNLDDIDRIVGKCGRAPEALIPILQAIQSKYRYLPTAALERVCEISEITPSSIEGVATFYSQFRRRPVGRHVISLCDGTACHVKGAEDVHEAMDLHLGIEKGNDTDPDNRYTIRKVACLGCCSLAPAMQIDGVTYAHAAADTVGDIVHDFEKRRDEPVVEKKNGKRKVKENGAEIRVGLDSCCVASGSDRIELAIQRALEEIESSVPIKHVSCVHMCHSVPVIEVVEPNKQPTLYTKVREEDISEIVARHFKPKNPLRLLTASLSRWTEHLYGGIEKDDIIVRHDEEARDGMVSTFLGAQYHIATEYRGDLDPASLDEYLRRGGFAAVEKCLFGDNKGRILLARHNGKKTEPPAADAGWSAQRIIEEIVASGLRGRGGAGFPTGKKWQFVHDAQGDKKYVICNGDEGDPGAFMDRMILESYSYRVLEGMLLASFAVGAEEGYLYIRAEYPLATKRIRKSIVELEEAGLLGENILGSGRSLRLHVLEGAGAFVCGEETALIASIEGKRGMPTIRPPYPAQSGLYGKPTLINNVETLSLIPWIIRNGAAKFAALGTERSKGTKVFSLAGKVRHGGLIEVPMGITINQIVEGIGGGIANGRKFKAILVGGPSGGCIPASMGDTPIDFEALAEAGAMMGSGGMVVLDDSDCIVEMCRYFLSFTQHESCGKCSPCRIGTMRLKEMLTRLTEGKGKMSDLDLLDELSQVVKQQSLCGLGKTAPNPVLTALKYFREEFVAHINGMCPAGKCKPLIDYWIIDTCIGCTKCEQVCPVDCIDSEPFKMHFIRLDECTRCDACLVACPVDAIKAGSRTKEEKEKALCLQ; encoded by the coding sequence ATGCCTGATACGTGCTGCACAGCGAACGACGTCAATCTCGACGACATCGACCGCATCGTCGGCAAGTGCGGCCGCGCGCCGGAGGCGTTGATTCCTATCCTGCAGGCGATACAGTCGAAGTATCGTTACCTGCCGACGGCCGCGCTCGAACGGGTCTGCGAAATCTCCGAGATCACGCCTTCGAGCATCGAAGGCGTGGCGACGTTTTACTCGCAGTTCCGCCGCAGGCCAGTCGGTAGGCACGTCATCAGCCTGTGCGATGGCACCGCGTGCCACGTGAAGGGCGCCGAAGACGTGCACGAGGCGATGGACCTGCACCTCGGCATCGAAAAAGGCAACGACACCGATCCCGACAACCGCTACACGATTCGCAAGGTTGCGTGTCTCGGTTGCTGTTCGCTCGCGCCCGCGATGCAGATCGACGGCGTCACCTACGCCCACGCCGCGGCGGATACCGTCGGCGACATCGTGCACGACTTCGAGAAGCGCCGCGACGAACCGGTCGTCGAAAAGAAAAATGGCAAGCGCAAAGTGAAGGAGAACGGCGCGGAGATTCGCGTTGGACTGGATTCGTGCTGCGTCGCCAGCGGCTCCGATCGCATCGAACTCGCCATTCAACGCGCGCTCGAAGAAATCGAATCCAGCGTGCCGATCAAGCACGTGAGCTGCGTGCACATGTGCCATTCCGTGCCGGTCATCGAAGTCGTCGAGCCGAACAAACAACCGACGCTCTATACGAAGGTCAGGGAAGAAGACATTTCCGAGATTGTCGCGCGGCATTTCAAGCCGAAGAATCCGCTGCGCCTGTTGACCGCGTCGCTCTCGCGTTGGACCGAGCACCTCTACGGCGGCATCGAAAAAGACGACATCATCGTGCGCCACGACGAGGAAGCGCGCGACGGCATGGTTTCGACTTTCCTCGGCGCGCAATACCATATCGCCACCGAGTACCGCGGCGATCTCGATCCCGCGAGCCTCGACGAATATCTGCGTCGCGGCGGGTTCGCGGCCGTCGAGAAGTGTCTGTTTGGCGACAACAAGGGGCGTATACTCCTCGCGCGGCACAACGGTAAGAAGACCGAACCGCCTGCCGCGGACGCCGGCTGGTCCGCGCAACGCATCATCGAGGAAATCGTCGCGAGCGGGTTGCGCGGGCGCGGCGGCGCGGGTTTTCCGACGGGGAAGAAGTGGCAGTTCGTCCACGATGCGCAAGGCGACAAGAAATACGTGATCTGCAACGGCGACGAAGGCGACCCCGGCGCGTTCATGGACCGCATGATCCTCGAGTCGTATTCGTACCGCGTGCTCGAGGGCATGCTGCTCGCGTCGTTTGCCGTCGGCGCGGAGGAAGGCTATCTCTACATCCGCGCGGAGTATCCGCTCGCGACGAAACGCATTCGCAAGTCAATCGTTGAATTGGAGGAGGCCGGCCTCCTCGGCGAAAACATACTTGGCAGCGGGCGTTCGCTGCGGCTGCACGTGCTCGAAGGCGCGGGCGCGTTCGTGTGCGGCGAAGAGACCGCGCTCATCGCGTCCATCGAAGGCAAACGTGGCATGCCCACGATCCGCCCGCCGTATCCGGCGCAGAGCGGCCTCTACGGCAAACCGACCTTAATCAACAACGTCGAGACGCTGTCGCTCATCCCGTGGATCATTCGCAACGGCGCGGCCAAATTCGCAGCGCTCGGCACGGAGCGCAGCAAGGGGACGAAGGTATTCTCGCTCGCGGGCAAGGTGCGTCACGGCGGCCTCATCGAAGTGCCGATGGGCATCACGATCAATCAGATCGTCGAAGGCATCGGCGGCGGCATCGCCAACGGGCGCAAGTTCAAAGCGATTCTCGTCGGGGGTCCTTCCGGCGGCTGCATCCCCGCATCGATGGGCGACACGCCAATCGACTTCGAGGCCCTCGCGGAAGCCGGGGCGATGATGGGGTCCGGCGGCATGGTCGTGCTCGACGACTCCGACTGCATCGTCGAAATGTGCCGATACTTTCTGTCGTTCACGCAGCACGAGTCGTGCGGCAAATGTTCGCCGTGCCGCATCGGCACCATGCGCCTGAAAGAAATGCTCACGCGCCTCACCGAGGGCAAGGGGAAGATGTCCGACCTCGACCTGCTCGACGAACTGAGCCAGGTCGTGAAACAGCAGAGCCTCTGCGGCCTCGGCAAGACCGCGCCGAATCCCGTGCTCACCGCGCTGAAATACTTCCGCGAGGAGTTCGTTGCGCACATTAACGGCATGTGCCCCGCGGGCAAGTGCAAGCCGCTGATCGATTACTGGATCATCGACACCTGCATCGGCTGCACGAAGTGCGAGCAGGTCTGTCCCGTGGATTGCATTGACTCCGAGCCGTTCAAGATGCATTTTATCCGGCTCGACGAGTGCACGCGATGCGACGCGTGTCTCGTCGCCTGTCCCGTCGACGCGATCAAGGCCGGATCGCGCACGAAGGAAGAGAAGGAAAAGGCCCTGTGCCTACAATAA
- a CDS encoding FAD-dependent oxidoreductase, whose amino-acid sequence MPTITINNKQVECAPGATVLQAARSLDIEVPTLCYWEGVRPMNSCMLCVVRNTKTGQLIPSCSSLVQDGMTIETDTGDVCTARKDVLELIISEHIGDCEAPCTHTCPASMNIPTMMRQIYDNDFDGAAFTVTNGLVFPGTLGYVCPAPCESPCRRRSYDTTMEIKFLHRNVSEKARKDNPELLECPEDSGRHVAIVGGGMAGMAAAWVLRKRGHAVTIFEAEKLAGGKVRKLSEEELPKHVLDEEIANIAKMGVQFRYETKVNGEFEELKTQFDAVILACNGVGKVGGNVFEAKEHKLNVRAVGNGKTAAVWVDKYLKSIEGPAEPHLFECKIGKMEWDELEALRIKNENKESMFVVPIEGETHRGSLRQEAGRCLHCDCRKRVSCGLRKWASDYGAEKKKYLTTEVRDFRIIGSGNVLFEPGKCIRCGLCVAIAEKHGEDIGLAFVGRGFDLEIRVPFDHSFDEALKKSAEECVAACPTAAIAFRHGEDMEACHTTTWIEL is encoded by the coding sequence GTGCCTACAATAACGATCAACAACAAGCAGGTCGAATGCGCGCCCGGCGCCACCGTGCTCCAGGCCGCGCGTTCGTTGGACATCGAAGTGCCCACGCTGTGCTATTGGGAAGGCGTGCGCCCGATGAACTCCTGCATGCTGTGCGTCGTGCGCAACACGAAAACGGGCCAGTTGATCCCTTCGTGTTCGTCACTGGTGCAGGACGGCATGACCATCGAGACCGACACCGGCGACGTGTGCACCGCGCGCAAGGACGTGCTCGAACTTATCATCAGCGAACACATCGGCGACTGCGAAGCACCCTGCACGCATACCTGCCCCGCGTCAATGAACATCCCGACAATGATGCGGCAGATTTACGACAACGATTTTGACGGCGCGGCGTTTACCGTCACGAACGGACTCGTTTTCCCGGGCACCTTGGGCTACGTCTGCCCCGCGCCGTGCGAAAGCCCCTGCCGCCGCAGATCGTACGACACGACGATGGAGATCAAATTCCTCCACCGCAATGTGTCCGAAAAAGCGCGCAAGGACAATCCGGAACTACTCGAATGTCCCGAAGATTCGGGGCGGCATGTTGCGATCGTCGGTGGTGGAATGGCGGGGATGGCGGCGGCCTGGGTGCTGCGCAAGCGTGGACACGCCGTCACAATTTTTGAAGCCGAGAAACTCGCGGGCGGAAAGGTGCGCAAGCTCTCCGAGGAGGAGTTGCCCAAGCACGTGCTCGATGAGGAGATCGCGAACATCGCAAAGATGGGCGTCCAGTTCCGCTACGAGACGAAAGTCAACGGCGAGTTCGAGGAATTGAAGACGCAGTTCGACGCCGTGATCCTGGCGTGCAACGGCGTCGGCAAAGTCGGCGGCAACGTCTTCGAAGCGAAAGAGCACAAACTCAACGTCCGCGCCGTCGGTAACGGCAAGACCGCCGCGGTCTGGGTCGACAAGTACCTCAAAAGCATCGAAGGCCCCGCCGAACCGCACCTGTTCGAGTGCAAGATCGGCAAAATGGAATGGGACGAACTCGAAGCCTTGCGCATCAAAAACGAAAACAAGGAATCGATGTTCGTTGTCCCCATCGAGGGCGAAACGCACCGGGGTTCGCTGCGCCAGGAAGCCGGCCGCTGCCTCCATTGCGACTGCCGCAAGCGCGTCTCCTGCGGTCTGCGCAAATGGGCCTCCGACTACGGCGCGGAAAAAAAGAAGTACCTGACCACCGAAGTCCGCGACTTCCGCATCATCGGCTCCGGCAACGTCCTGTTCGAACCGGGCAAATGCATCCGCTGCGGCCTCTGTGTCGCCATCGCCGAAAAACACGGCGAAGACATCGGCCTCGCCTTCGTCGGCCGCGGCTTCGACCTCGAAATCCGCGTCCCCTTCGACCACAGCTTCGACGAAGCCCTCAAAAAATCCGCCGAAGAATGCGTCGCGGCCTGCCCCACTGCCGCCATCGCCTTCCGCCACGGCGAAGACATGGAAGCCTGCCACACGACTACGTGGATCGAGCTGTAG
- a CDS encoding DUF1080 domain-containing protein has product MRNLAAIVLVSTIAFAESPKWEELVLPADLTGWRVISGEWRAENGELVGSAKSGQAAIALVRKLADFELECKMHTPQPCAGAIVARAHDLPALPLAQGADPATAPKRIYGYRLGADTTDFVATAGFAVESYPEENAPTAMTRILPVAKEWNALAIRAHGGELNGAINKGAVWRFASDRFINGVIVFIVGSPDATGPSEVRFRNIRVKDFKREGGWRELWNGVDFSQFEFYGEEEWRVLDGGIVGTSGKKKSEGYAKTREIFKDFRVRGTYRMFGDGNYGLFYHSTVAYDDKHFPIISGVQGEVAWGYPSASGCLYESYKRGWLEEPNMARVGAFAQDMKGLNEIEILAQGNRRAAWVNGVKVTDMTDATPNYTEGAFALQLHAGGVSGIMWKDLYVIDLSK; this is encoded by the coding sequence ATGCGCAATTTGGCGGCCATTGTATTAGTGAGCACAATCGCATTTGCCGAATCGCCCAAATGGGAAGAACTCGTTCTCCCCGCCGATCTCACCGGCTGGCGCGTCATCTCCGGCGAGTGGCGCGCCGAGAACGGCGAACTCGTCGGCTCGGCGAAGTCAGGCCAAGCGGCAATAGCGCTCGTTCGCAAACTTGCGGACTTCGAACTTGAATGCAAAATGCACACTCCCCAGCCTTGTGCGGGCGCCATCGTTGCGCGCGCACACGACTTGCCCGCGTTGCCCCTCGCGCAGGGCGCCGATCCCGCAACCGCGCCGAAGCGCATCTACGGCTACCGGCTCGGCGCAGACACGACTGACTTCGTGGCGACGGCCGGGTTCGCCGTGGAATCGTATCCCGAGGAAAACGCGCCCACCGCGATGACCCGCATTCTTCCCGTCGCGAAAGAGTGGAACGCGCTCGCCATCCGCGCGCACGGCGGCGAACTCAACGGCGCGATCAACAAAGGCGCGGTCTGGCGGTTCGCCAGCGATCGCTTCATCAACGGCGTAATCGTATTCATCGTCGGCTCGCCGGACGCAACCGGCCCGTCCGAGGTACGCTTCCGCAACATTCGCGTAAAGGACTTCAAGCGCGAGGGCGGCTGGCGCGAATTGTGGAACGGCGTCGATTTCAGCCAGTTCGAGTTCTACGGCGAAGAAGAGTGGCGCGTGCTCGACGGCGGCATTGTCGGTACCAGCGGCAAGAAGAAGTCCGAGGGTTACGCCAAGACGCGCGAGATTTTCAAAGACTTCCGCGTGCGCGGTACGTACCGCATGTTCGGCGACGGCAACTACGGTCTGTTCTACCATTCGACCGTCGCGTATGACGACAAGCATTTCCCGATCATTTCCGGCGTGCAGGGCGAAGTCGCGTGGGGTTACCCGAGCGCTTCCGGCTGCTTGTACGAAAGCTACAAACGCGGCTGGCTCGAAGAGCCGAACATGGCCCGCGTCGGCGCCTTCGCGCAGGACATGAAGGGCCTCAACGAGATCGAGATTCTTGCCCAGGGTAATCGGCGCGCGGCATGGGTCAACGGGGTCAAGGTTACCGACATGACCGACGCGACACCCAACTACACCGAGGGGGCATTCGCCCTCCAACTCCACGCCGGCGGCGTATCCGGAATCATGTGGAAAGACTTATATGTCATAGACTTATCAAAATGA